A genomic region of Barnesiella viscericola DSM 18177 contains the following coding sequences:
- a CDS encoding LTA synthase family protein, giving the protein MKRYLYALRYLVSIHLLGLLFFAAFRWILFLQGYDYLAGENLSFLTRAEAFVRGLWLDNVVACYIMILPLTVVSICALMGYYGRGLFRAVNIFFSLFYVLAFAISASDIPYFAYFFKHINASIFNWFGYTGTTLGLMFGEFSYIVAFVLFLALSVLFVYLAHLLRKRTSRDLQRIAAEKFHWRNEVLTLLASIVLIGGCLFGIRGRVGYNPIKVSAAYYCNNTFLNQLGVSPSFNLLRSWLEASKSENREIDLMDDREAIARVRQELHITDSLPDVSPIARRVENPGEPTRQNVVLVFMESMSAELMGHFGNPWHLTPFLDTLATKSLCFNRFFSAGTHTNHAIHSTLYSYPALMKRNSMKGAVIPFFAGLPTILQDNGYTTLFFMTHESQYDNMNGYLRTNGFDRIFAQEDYPREKVVNSFGVQDDFLYQYALPVLTQTAREGKPFFAALLSVSNHPPYVVPADFKARNKTDELRIVEFANHALQEFIEQARQEEWFDNTIFVFVGDHGKIVGTPRSDMPLSFNHVPLLIYAPSSIEPRQIDDLGGQTDIAPTLLGLLHIDYTNNGFGVDLLREKRPAVVFTSDDAIGCVNDSLFYIYKPKDNQEWLLSHKRAIEQSGGVTDESARQSLRDYSFSILQTAQYLMSNSLTGKYIGYQPR; this is encoded by the coding sequence ATGAAACGATATTTATATGCCCTGCGTTATCTGGTATCGATACATTTGCTGGGGCTCCTCTTCTTTGCGGCATTCCGATGGATTCTGTTCCTGCAAGGCTATGACTACCTGGCAGGCGAAAATCTGTCGTTCCTCACCCGGGCCGAAGCCTTCGTCCGCGGACTCTGGCTCGACAACGTAGTGGCCTGCTACATCATGATTCTGCCCCTCACGGTGGTGTCGATCTGCGCCCTGATGGGGTATTACGGCCGCGGTCTGTTCCGGGCGGTCAATATCTTCTTCTCCCTCTTTTATGTGCTGGCCTTTGCCATCTCGGCCTCCGACATTCCCTACTTTGCCTACTTCTTCAAACACATCAACGCCTCGATATTCAACTGGTTCGGCTACACGGGCACGACCCTGGGCCTTATGTTTGGCGAGTTCTCCTACATCGTGGCCTTCGTCCTGTTCCTCGCACTATCGGTACTCTTCGTCTACCTGGCCCATCTGTTGCGCAAACGCACCAGCCGCGACCTGCAACGGATCGCGGCCGAGAAATTCCACTGGCGCAACGAGGTGCTCACCCTGCTGGCCTCGATTGTCCTGATTGGCGGCTGCCTCTTCGGCATACGGGGACGGGTGGGTTACAACCCCATCAAGGTGAGCGCGGCCTACTATTGCAACAACACGTTTCTGAACCAGTTGGGAGTGAGCCCGTCGTTCAACCTGCTGCGCAGCTGGTTGGAGGCCTCGAAATCGGAGAACCGGGAAATCGACCTCATGGACGACCGGGAGGCTATCGCCCGGGTGCGCCAGGAGCTGCACATCACCGACTCGCTGCCCGACGTCTCGCCCATCGCCCGCCGGGTGGAGAATCCGGGAGAGCCTACGCGACAGAATGTGGTGCTTGTCTTCATGGAGTCGATGTCGGCCGAGCTGATGGGACACTTCGGGAACCCCTGGCACTTGACCCCCTTCCTCGACACGCTTGCCACGAAATCGCTCTGTTTCAATCGCTTCTTCTCGGCCGGCACGCATACCAACCACGCCATTCACTCGACGCTCTACTCCTACCCGGCCCTGATGAAACGCAACTCGATGAAGGGGGCGGTTATTCCCTTCTTTGCCGGGCTGCCCACCATCTTGCAGGACAACGGGTACACGACACTCTTCTTCATGACCCACGAGTCGCAGTATGACAACATGAACGGCTATCTGCGCACCAACGGGTTCGACCGCATCTTTGCCCAGGAGGACTACCCCAGGGAGAAGGTGGTGAACAGTTTTGGCGTACAGGACGACTTCCTCTACCAGTATGCCCTGCCGGTGCTTACCCAAACGGCCCGCGAGGGCAAGCCCTTCTTCGCCGCCCTGCTGAGTGTCAGCAACCATCCGCCCTATGTGGTTCCGGCCGATTTCAAGGCCCGCAACAAGACCGACGAGTTGCGCATTGTCGAGTTTGCCAACCATGCGTTGCAGGAGTTCATCGAGCAGGCCCGCCAGGAGGAGTGGTTCGACAACACCATCTTCGTGTTCGTGGGCGACCACGGGAAAATCGTGGGGACTCCCCGCAGCGACATGCCGCTCAGTTTCAACCACGTGCCGTTGCTCATCTACGCCCCCTCGTCGATCGAGCCCCGTCAAATCGACGACTTGGGTGGACAGACCGACATCGCCCCCACACTGCTGGGACTGCTCCACATCGACTACACCAACAACGGGTTCGGCGTAGACCTGCTGCGGGAAAAACGGCCAGCGGTGGTCTTTACCTCCGACGATGCCATCGGCTGCGTGAACGATTCGCTCTTCTACATCTACAAGCCCAAGGATAACCAGGAGTGGCTGCTGTCGCACAAGCGTGCCATTGAGCAAAGCGGTGGCGTGACCGACGAATCCGCCCGCCAGTCGCTGCGCGACTACTCCTTCTCGATATTGCAAACAGCTCAATACCTTATGAGCAACAGCCTCACCGGCAAATACATAGGTTATCAACCCCGCTAA
- the lpxB gene encoding lipid-A-disaccharide synthase — translation MKYYLIAGEASGDLHASNLMKALKREDPDADFRYFGGDLMAACGGTLVKHYRDMAYMGFIPVLMNLDKVLANMRLCKQDIAAWRPDVVILVDYPGFNLKIAKYVKSRLGLPVYYYISPKIWAWKEWRVKSIRRYVDRLYSILPFEVDFYARHHYAVEYVGNPTVDELAARPFADETFDEFVTACGLERKPIIALLAGSRVAEIKNNLPLMIEAAEAYPDYQLVVAGAPGIPPQLYAPYLQGHRVKVVEGKTYRLLQQSRAALVTSGTATLETALLRVPQVVCYWVGGGKLFYKTFEKILRVPYVSLVNLIADAPVVCELLGYRATVENLRRELASLFDEENRERMLAGYDRVARRLGSPGAPEQAARSMVSALRG, via the coding sequence ATGAAATACTATTTGATTGCCGGCGAGGCTTCGGGCGACCTGCATGCCTCGAACTTGATGAAGGCGTTGAAGCGCGAGGACCCCGATGCCGACTTCCGTTACTTCGGGGGCGACCTCATGGCGGCTTGTGGCGGCACGCTGGTGAAGCACTATCGCGACATGGCCTACATGGGCTTTATCCCGGTGCTGATGAATCTCGACAAGGTACTGGCCAATATGCGCCTGTGCAAGCAGGATATTGCCGCTTGGCGTCCCGATGTGGTGATTCTGGTCGACTACCCGGGTTTCAACTTGAAGATAGCCAAGTATGTGAAGAGCCGGTTGGGCCTGCCGGTCTACTATTATATTTCGCCCAAGATATGGGCCTGGAAGGAGTGGCGGGTGAAGAGTATCCGCCGCTATGTCGACCGGCTCTACTCCATCTTGCCCTTTGAGGTCGATTTCTATGCCCGCCACCACTATGCGGTGGAGTATGTGGGCAATCCCACGGTCGACGAACTGGCGGCGCGACCTTTTGCCGATGAGACTTTCGATGAGTTTGTGACCGCCTGCGGATTGGAGCGCAAGCCCATCATTGCCCTGCTGGCCGGCAGCCGGGTGGCCGAAATCAAGAATAACCTGCCGCTGATGATCGAGGCGGCCGAGGCCTATCCCGATTACCAACTGGTGGTGGCGGGAGCTCCCGGAATCCCGCCCCAACTCTATGCTCCCTATTTGCAGGGGCACCGGGTGAAGGTGGTCGAGGGCAAGACCTACCGGCTGTTGCAACAAAGCCGGGCTGCACTGGTCACCTCGGGGACCGCTACGCTCGAAACCGCTCTGCTGCGGGTGCCGCAGGTGGTGTGTTACTGGGTAGGCGGGGGCAAACTGTTCTACAAGACGTTCGAGAAGATTTTGCGGGTGCCTTACGTTTCGCTGGTCAATCTCATAGCCGATGCCCCCGTGGTGTGCGAACTGTTGGGCTACCGGGCTACGGTCGAGAATCTGCGTCGTGAACTGGCTAGCCTGTTCGACGAAGAGAATCGGGAGCGCATGCTGGCCGGGTATGACCGGGTGGCTCGCCGGTTGGGCTCGCCGGGTGCGCCCGAGCAGGCCGCTCGCTCCATGGTGTCGGCCTTGCGGGGTTGA
- a CDS encoding DUF5715 family protein: MRHTLLPLVFIFATLLIAGCKGKQVEPDYPESTLIDTFEMKQQTQPRTTGWRKSPIQYTSFRKLFNDLNDRHLAIARKNGIEPLESLDEARQMGFWKLAKIDSCEYYTVDKLTHSIPYLTPRTKWLLMTIGKNFNDSLASRGAGGRQIILTSALRSDESIRSLRRRNTNASENSAHRYGTTFDIAYNRYNVTDSTCFVPSDRLRLLLGEVLYDLRKQHKCYVKYEIRQGCFHITAR, from the coding sequence ATGCGTCACACCCTACTCCCCCTCGTCTTTATCTTCGCCACCCTCCTCATCGCCGGCTGCAAAGGCAAGCAGGTCGAGCCCGACTACCCCGAGAGTACCCTCATCGATACCTTCGAGATGAAACAGCAGACCCAACCCCGCACCACCGGCTGGCGGAAAAGTCCCATACAGTACACCAGTTTCCGAAAGCTGTTCAACGACCTCAACGACAGACACCTGGCCATCGCCCGCAAAAACGGTATCGAACCGCTCGAATCGCTCGACGAAGCCCGTCAGATGGGTTTCTGGAAACTGGCCAAAATCGACAGCTGCGAATACTACACCGTCGACAAGCTCACCCACTCCATTCCCTATCTCACACCCCGCACCAAATGGCTGCTCATGACCATCGGGAAGAATTTCAACGACTCCCTGGCCAGCCGGGGTGCCGGTGGCCGACAAATCATTCTCACCAGCGCCCTGCGCTCCGACGAGTCGATACGCTCGCTGCGCCGCCGCAACACCAACGCCAGCGAAAACTCGGCCCACCGCTACGGCACCACCTTCGACATTGCCTACAACCGCTACAACGTGACCGACTCGACCTGCTTCGTCCCCTCCGACCGCCTGCGTCTGCTGCTGGGCGAGGTGCTCTACGACCTGCGCAAGCAGCACAAGTGCTATGTGAAATACGAGATACGCCAGGGCTGTTTCCACATCACGGCCCGGTAA
- a CDS encoding Lnb N-terminal periplasmic domain-containing protein, whose protein sequence is MKIRLFVAAIVAAWWVGVSAQVPGRDSLQVSLLTCGPGTEVYELFGHSALRVRQPGPRGFDYVFNYGMFNFNAPAFVWRFTKGETDYCLGVNDFRDFLFNYVMRESRVDEQVLNLTPEQSEALFEALLENARPENRVYRYNFLFDNCATRPRNMVEATLDNRVRYREPEGVLPTFREEIDRYAERCPWLIFGIDLALGSGLDRPMTYREQMFGPEVLKEAFARAEIQLSPDSAAVPLVSRTEVLYDPETPALPGITPFYLTPLFFAWLLLAVVAGVSVYDIRRGRCSRVFDTVLFTLYGLGGVIIFFLVFVSVHPATSPNYSAFWLHPLWLLVALFIWFKSLKKIVRYYHFANFAGLLIFLLLWHWIPQQFNTAFIPLVLVLILRSFTALWVGRREKSGTEQV, encoded by the coding sequence ATGAAGATACGACTATTCGTGGCAGCGATAGTGGCCGCCTGGTGGGTGGGCGTGAGCGCCCAGGTGCCCGGGCGGGATTCGTTGCAGGTGAGCCTGCTGACCTGCGGCCCCGGCACAGAGGTGTATGAGCTGTTCGGCCATTCGGCCCTGCGGGTCAGGCAGCCGGGCCCCCGTGGTTTTGACTACGTATTCAACTACGGCATGTTCAACTTCAACGCCCCGGCCTTTGTGTGGCGCTTCACCAAGGGCGAAACCGACTATTGTCTGGGAGTGAACGACTTTCGCGACTTCCTGTTCAACTACGTCATGCGTGAGTCGAGGGTAGACGAGCAGGTGCTCAATCTCACGCCCGAGCAGAGCGAAGCCTTGTTTGAAGCCCTGTTGGAGAATGCCCGCCCCGAGAATCGGGTCTATCGCTACAACTTCCTGTTCGACAACTGTGCCACCCGTCCCCGCAACATGGTCGAGGCGACCCTCGACAACCGGGTGCGCTATCGCGAGCCCGAGGGGGTATTGCCCACTTTTCGCGAGGAGATCGACCGCTATGCCGAGCGTTGCCCGTGGCTCATCTTCGGGATAGACCTGGCGCTGGGCAGCGGGCTGGACCGCCCCATGACCTATCGGGAGCAGATGTTTGGCCCCGAGGTATTGAAAGAGGCTTTTGCCCGGGCCGAGATACAGCTCTCGCCCGACTCGGCTGCCGTGCCGCTGGTGAGCCGCACCGAGGTACTCTACGACCCCGAGACTCCGGCCTTGCCCGGCATCACCCCGTTTTACCTCACTCCACTCTTTTTCGCCTGGCTGTTGCTGGCGGTGGTCGCCGGTGTTTCGGTCTACGACATCAGGCGGGGCCGTTGCTCCCGGGTGTTCGACACGGTGCTGTTCACCCTCTACGGATTGGGCGGTGTGATTATCTTCTTTCTGGTGTTTGTCTCGGTACACCCGGCCACCTCACCCAACTACTCCGCCTTCTGGTTGCACCCCCTGTGGTTGCTGGTGGCTCTTTTTATTTGGTTTAAATCTCTTAAAAAAATCGTCAGATACTATCATTTTGCTAACTTTGCGGGGCTGTTGATATTCCTGTTGCTCTGGCATTGGATTCCACAGCAGTTCAACACGGCATTCATTCCGCTGGTGCTGGTGTTGATTTTGCGCTCGTTTACCGCCTTGTGGGTGGGGCGCAGAGAGAAAAGCGGGACTGAACAGGTATGA
- a CDS encoding iron ABC transporter permease gives MNARPDKLREKRLIVLLILLLGVLCAANLWFGSVQIPASAVWDILCGRECEKEVWRFIVLESRLPQMVAALLSGAALAVAGLLLQTAFNNPLAGPSILGIDTGASLGVALVMLFCGGSLGLTGSTTLTGFTAIIAGAFAGSIVVLGTILFFSTLVKNNIMLLIVGIMVGYITSSVISLLNYFATAEGVHSYTIWGMGNFSGVTGEQLPYFALSVSVGLAIAILLIKPLNALLLGDRYAANLGVNIKLTRNLLLIVTGLLTASTTAFCGPISFIGLAVPHIARLLLGTSNHNTLLPVTLLCGAVTTLLCNLICILPGESGILPINAITPVLGAPVIIYVIINQRKIQYFN, from the coding sequence ATGAATGCCCGTCCCGACAAACTGCGCGAAAAACGCCTCATCGTCCTGCTGATTCTGCTGCTGGGCGTGCTGTGTGCCGCCAACCTGTGGTTCGGATCGGTGCAGATACCGGCCTCGGCCGTGTGGGATATTCTCTGCGGACGGGAGTGCGAGAAGGAGGTGTGGCGCTTCATCGTACTCGAATCGCGTCTGCCACAGATGGTAGCCGCGCTGCTCTCGGGTGCCGCGCTAGCCGTGGCGGGTCTGCTGCTCCAAACCGCCTTCAACAACCCGCTGGCGGGTCCCTCGATTCTGGGCATCGACACGGGAGCCAGTCTGGGCGTGGCACTGGTCATGCTCTTCTGCGGGGGGAGCCTGGGTCTCACCGGGTCGACCACCCTCACGGGCTTTACCGCCATTATCGCGGGGGCTTTCGCCGGATCAATCGTCGTGCTGGGAACGATTCTCTTCTTCTCGACTCTGGTCAAGAACAACATCATGCTGCTCATCGTGGGCATCATGGTGGGATACATCACCTCGTCGGTCATCTCGCTGCTCAACTACTTTGCCACGGCCGAGGGGGTACACTCCTACACCATCTGGGGCATGGGCAATTTCAGCGGCGTCACCGGCGAGCAGCTTCCCTACTTCGCCCTGTCGGTATCAGTAGGGCTGGCCATCGCCATTCTCCTCATCAAACCGCTTAACGCCCTGTTGCTGGGCGACCGCTACGCCGCCAATCTGGGGGTGAACATCAAGCTCACCCGCAACCTGCTGCTTATCGTCACGGGTCTGCTCACCGCATCGACCACCGCCTTCTGCGGCCCCATCTCGTTCATCGGGCTGGCCGTGCCGCACATCGCCCGCCTGCTGCTGGGTACCTCGAACCACAACACCCTGCTGCCCGTCACGCTACTCTGCGGCGCCGTCACCACGCTGCTGTGCAACCTCATCTGCATTCTGCCGGGCGAGTCGGGTATCCTGCCCATCAACGCCATCACCCCGGTACTGGGAGCACCGGTCATCATCTACGTCATCATCAACCAACGCAAAATACAATATTTCAACTAA
- a CDS encoding helix-turn-helix domain-containing protein — protein MSEEIKQIAERLVGLRDALDLTPEEIAAACHIDLETYRGYESGEKDIPVSFLHQIARHYGVELPALMFGYEPRMNSYFLTRKDKGVAVERTKAYKYQSLAAGFANRKADPFMVTVEPSAPEAPFTLNTHPGQEFNIVMEGSMHLRIGEKELVLHEGDSIIFDSTRPHGMKTIGDKPVRFLAIIF, from the coding sequence ATGAGTGAAGAGATAAAACAGATAGCCGAACGTCTTGTCGGATTGCGTGACGCACTCGACCTGACGCCCGAAGAGATTGCCGCCGCCTGCCACATCGACCTCGAAACCTACCGGGGATACGAGTCGGGCGAAAAAGATATTCCCGTGAGTTTCCTGCACCAGATTGCCCGCCATTATGGGGTAGAATTGCCTGCCCTCATGTTTGGCTACGAGCCCCGCATGAACTCCTATTTCCTCACCCGCAAGGACAAGGGGGTGGCCGTCGAGCGCACCAAGGCCTACAAATACCAGTCGTTGGCCGCCGGGTTTGCCAACCGCAAGGCCGACCCCTTCATGGTGACCGTAGAGCCCTCGGCTCCCGAGGCTCCCTTCACCCTCAACACCCACCCGGGACAGGAGTTCAACATCGTGATGGAGGGAAGCATGCACCTGCGCATCGGCGAGAAGGAGCTTGTACTCCACGAGGGTGACAGCATCATTTTCGACTCCACCCGTCCCCACGGTATGAAGACCATCGGCGACAAACCGGTACGGTTCCTGGCCATCATCTTTTAA
- a CDS encoding SagB/ThcOx family dehydrogenase, with protein MKIKGLFLSLLIAGPLLASAQNIELPTPQKEGGLPLMQALAQRASTRQFDTDRAIEPQTLSNLLWAAWGYNREDKRTAPSALNRQEISLYVITAQGVYTYDARQNVLNQVAAGDFRHSAGKQPFAQTAPLNIVFVADLDKAPGNDMMFVDCGCIVQNIYLYCASAGLGSVVRGSFDAAELAQVLNLNERQKAILTQTVGYPAQ; from the coding sequence ATGAAAATCAAAGGCTTATTCCTTTCGCTCCTCATAGCCGGGCCGCTCTTGGCCTCGGCACAGAATATCGAGCTCCCCACTCCGCAGAAAGAGGGAGGACTGCCGCTCATGCAGGCTCTCGCCCAACGGGCATCGACCCGCCAGTTCGACACCGACCGGGCTATCGAACCGCAAACACTCTCCAACCTGCTGTGGGCCGCCTGGGGCTACAACCGCGAGGATAAGCGCACGGCACCCTCGGCTCTCAACCGGCAGGAGATTTCGCTCTATGTCATCACCGCCCAAGGGGTCTACACCTACGACGCCCGCCAAAACGTGCTGAACCAGGTGGCCGCCGGCGACTTCCGCCACAGTGCGGGCAAGCAACCCTTTGCCCAGACGGCTCCGCTCAACATCGTCTTCGTGGCCGACCTCGACAAGGCGCCGGGCAACGACATGATGTTTGTCGACTGCGGCTGCATTGTCCAGAACATCTACCTCTACTGCGCCTCGGCCGGACTGGGCAGCGTGGTGCGCGGCTCGTTCGATGCCGCCGAACTGGCCCAGGTCTTGAATCTGAACGAACGACAAAAAGCGATATTGACACAGACGGTCGGCTATCCGGCTCAATAA
- a CDS encoding ABC transporter ATP-binding protein translates to MESATTILSAQQLSIGYRTGHKGVKPVHDHLTFALHRGELTCLLGANGSGKSTLLRTLAAAQPPLAGEIRLEGRDLSTLSERELSRLIGVVLTDKTQTGGLTVYELAALGRQPHTGFFGRLDRHDQQVVEEAIEAVGIAHKAHTYMAQLSDGEKQKAMIAKVLAQECPLVILDEPTAFLDAVSRIETMTLLHRIATTQQKAILLSTHDIEQALVLSDRLWLLRKGQGMSCGVTEDLILNGDLDTLFDRRDICFDRAHGSYYPSVRWEQEIVVEATDDTLLHWTVNALNRNSYGCRIAPGESSPALPRLTVTDAHTLSLHTPTGTQTFNDFATLIERLKKQN, encoded by the coding sequence ATGGAGAGCGCGACCACCATACTATCGGCTCAACAGTTGAGCATCGGCTACCGAACGGGGCACAAGGGGGTGAAACCGGTCCACGACCACCTCACCTTCGCGCTGCACCGGGGTGAACTCACCTGTCTGCTGGGGGCCAACGGGTCGGGCAAATCGACCCTGCTGCGCACGCTCGCAGCCGCACAACCGCCCCTCGCGGGTGAAATACGGCTCGAAGGTCGCGACTTGTCGACGCTCTCGGAGCGGGAGCTCTCGCGCCTCATCGGCGTGGTACTGACCGACAAGACCCAGACCGGTGGACTCACCGTTTACGAACTGGCAGCTCTGGGCCGACAACCCCACACCGGATTCTTCGGCCGGCTCGACCGACACGACCAACAAGTGGTCGAAGAGGCCATCGAGGCCGTGGGCATCGCCCACAAGGCCCATACCTACATGGCGCAACTCTCCGACGGAGAAAAACAAAAAGCAATGATTGCCAAGGTGCTGGCCCAGGAGTGCCCCCTGGTGATTCTCGACGAGCCCACCGCCTTTCTCGACGCCGTAAGCCGCATCGAGACCATGACTCTGCTGCACCGCATCGCCACCACGCAACAGAAGGCGATTCTGCTCTCGACCCACGACATCGAACAGGCACTCGTCCTGTCCGACCGCCTGTGGCTGCTGCGCAAGGGGCAGGGCATGAGCTGCGGCGTGACCGAGGACCTCATTCTCAACGGCGACCTCGACACGCTGTTCGACCGTCGCGACATCTGCTTCGACCGCGCGCACGGCAGCTATTACCCCTCGGTGCGGTGGGAGCAGGAGATTGTGGTCGAAGCGACCGACGACACCCTGCTCCACTGGACGGTCAATGCCCTCAACCGCAACAGCTACGGCTGCCGCATCGCCCCCGGTGAAAGTTCGCCTGCACTGCCCCGCCTCACCGTGACCGACGCGCACACGCTCTCCCTGCACACCCCGACCGGCACGCAGACCTTCAACGACTTTGCCACCCTCATCGAGCGGCTGAAAAAACAGAACTGA
- a CDS encoding heavy metal-binding domain-containing protein, with the protein MLLTTTPTVEGRRIVTYYGVVTGETIIGANVMRDFMAGIRDFFGGRSGAYEEVLREAKNTALEEMAQEAQRLGANAVVGIDLDYETVGGSGSMLMVTCSGTAVRIE; encoded by the coding sequence ATGTTACTGACGACAACGCCCACGGTAGAGGGGCGACGAATTGTGACCTATTACGGGGTGGTGACCGGCGAGACCATTATCGGGGCCAATGTGATGCGTGACTTCATGGCCGGCATACGCGACTTTTTCGGCGGCCGCTCGGGTGCCTATGAAGAGGTGTTGCGCGAAGCGAAGAACACGGCACTCGAAGAGATGGCGCAAGAGGCGCAGCGGCTGGGTGCCAACGCCGTGGTGGGCATCGACCTCGACTACGAGACGGTGGGCGGCTCGGGCAGCATGTTGATGGTGACGTGCAGCGGTACGGCCGTGCGCATCGAGTAA
- a CDS encoding ABC transporter substrate-binding protein: MKNLFRWISLVALLLLTVQCQNPKRQSTDGATGNDTLVHHADLLSIIRHDTYTDVAITNPWDTTRLLHRYLLVPREAPLPDSLPQGTVVRTPLEKSLVYSSVHASALEMLGALDRIGGVCDLAYIKTPALLERAQAGRLVDAGNSTSPDIERVMELSPDAILLSPFENAGYGRIGKMGIPIVECADYLETSPLGRAEWIKLLGLLYGKETEADSLFTQIEQRYNRLKEQVEHTGSAPMVISELKSGSAWYMPGGKSYMARIFADAGGSYPWSDNGESGSIPLAFETVFNRAGEADIWLIKSFNVGQLSYKALQKEYAPYARFKAFREHNIYGCNTAACNYYEETPFRPDLLLQELAALFHPDRFPDYQLRYFQPLSE, translated from the coding sequence ATGAAGAATTTGTTTCGATGGATTTCACTCGTCGCGCTCCTGCTCCTCACGGTGCAATGCCAGAACCCGAAGCGTCAGTCGACCGACGGAGCGACCGGCAACGACACCCTCGTGCATCATGCCGACCTGCTCTCGATAATCCGTCACGACACTTATACCGATGTGGCTATCACAAATCCCTGGGACACCACCCGACTGCTGCACCGCTACCTGCTCGTCCCCCGCGAGGCGCCTTTGCCCGACTCGCTGCCGCAAGGTACGGTGGTGAGGACACCCCTCGAAAAGTCGCTGGTCTACTCGTCGGTACACGCCAGCGCCCTCGAAATGCTGGGGGCGCTCGACCGGATAGGCGGCGTGTGCGACCTTGCCTATATCAAGACGCCGGCCCTGCTCGAACGGGCCCAAGCCGGTCGACTGGTCGATGCCGGCAACTCGACGAGCCCCGACATCGAACGGGTGATGGAGCTATCGCCCGACGCCATATTGCTGTCGCCCTTCGAGAATGCGGGCTACGGACGCATCGGCAAGATGGGTATTCCCATCGTCGAGTGCGCCGACTACCTCGAAACCTCGCCGCTGGGTCGCGCCGAATGGATTAAACTGCTGGGGCTGCTCTACGGGAAAGAGACCGAAGCCGATTCGCTCTTCACCCAAATCGAGCAACGCTACAACCGGCTGAAAGAGCAGGTGGAGCACACCGGCTCGGCACCGATGGTCATCAGCGAATTGAAGAGCGGCTCGGCCTGGTACATGCCGGGCGGGAAGAGCTACATGGCCCGGATCTTTGCCGATGCCGGAGGCTCCTATCCGTGGAGCGACAACGGCGAGTCGGGTTCCATTCCCCTCGCCTTCGAGACGGTGTTCAACCGGGCCGGCGAGGCCGACATCTGGCTCATCAAGTCGTTCAACGTGGGCCAACTCTCCTACAAGGCCTTGCAAAAGGAGTATGCCCCCTATGCCCGCTTCAAGGCGTTCCGCGAACATAACATCTACGGCTGCAACACAGCCGCCTGCAACTATTACGAAGAGACTCCCTTCCGGCCCGACCTGCTGTTGCAGGAGCTGGCGGCTCTCTTCCACCCCGACCGCTTCCCCGATTATCAACTCCGTTATTTCCAACCCCTGTCCGAATGA